One window from the genome of Cryptococcus neoformans var. neoformans JEC21 chromosome 12 sequence encodes:
- a CDS encoding alanine-glyoxylate transaminase, putative, whose amino-acid sequence MSDFHQAPHKLLVIPGPIEFSDPVLAANATPGTAHTSPAFIPVFGEALSLLRDVLLSAKESGSQPLLIAGSGTLGWDAVAANLIEKGEEAVVLNTGYFSDSFGECLEAYGAKVTHVKAEVGGIPTDDAIISALASKPKLLTITHVDTSTGVLSPADHIASLVKKHSPDTLIALDAVCSVASEEIKFDEWGLDVVLSATQKGLGVPPGLSVVLASKRAVETVEKRKTPIPAYYVSWKKWIPIMQNYESGKPSYFATPPVQLVYALHTSLKSITSAPLADRFKAHKAASAYVKDSLAELGLEFVPKSRDIAANGMTAVRFPKGVKAPDVLPKLAERDIVVAAGLHKAIVSEYFRIGHMGITAVDRQRGDLEKVVKGIKEVLGKA is encoded by the exons ATGTCCGACTTCCATCAAGCTCCCCACAAGCTTTTGGT CATTCCTGGCCCTATCGAGTTCTCTGACCCCGTCCTCGCTGCCAACGCGACTCCCGGTACTGCGCACACATCTCCTGCCTTTATTCCTGTCTTCGGCGAAGCGCTATCTCTCCTTCGTGACGTTCTTTTATCCGCTAAGGAGAGCGGATCCCAACCTCTTCTGATTGCGGGTAGCGGTACTTTGGGCTGGGATGCAGTCGCTGCCAACCTCATTGAGAAAGGTGAAGAGGCTGTTGTCCTCAACACTGGCTACTTTAGTGACTCTTTCGGCGAGTG CCTCGAAGCTTACGGTGCCAAGGTTACTCATGTGAAGGCCGAGGTCGGTGGCATTCCTAC TGATGATGCCATTATCTCAGCCCTGGCTTCTAAGCCTAAGCTTCTTACCATCACCCATGTCGACACTTCCACCGGTGTCCTTTCACCAGCTGATCACATAGCTTCTCTTGTTAAGAAGCACTCTCCTGACACCCTCATTGCTCTTGACGCCGTGTGCTCAGTGGCTTCCGAAGAAATCAAGTTTGACGAATGGGGACTGGATGTCGTCCTCAGCGCTACTCAGAAGGGCCTTGGTGTACCTCCTGGTTTGAGCGTTGTGCTTGCCAGCAAGAGGGCTGTGGAG ACCGttgagaaaaggaagactCCTATCCCCGCTTACTATGTCtcttggaagaagtggatCCCCATTATGCAGAACTACGAAAGCGGAAAGCCATCTTACTTTGCTACTC CCCCCGTCCAGCTCGTCTATGCGCTTCACACCTCTCTCAAATCCATTACTTCTGCACCTCTGGCAGACCGTTTCAAGGCTCACAAGGCTGCCAGCGCCTATGTTAAGGACAGCCTCGCCGAACTTGGTCTTGAATTCGTCCCCAAGAGCCGTGACATTGCTGCGAACGGTATGACCGCTGTCAGGTTCCCTAAAGGTGTGAAGGCGCCCGATGTCCTTCCTAAATTGGCCGA GCGAGACATCGTTGTGGCCGCTGGCTTGCATAAGGCCATTGTTAGCGAATACTTTCGAATCGGACACATGGGTATCACCGCTGTCGACAGGCAAAGGGGCGATCTGGAAAAGGTTGTCAAGGGTATCAAGGAGGTTTTGGGCAAGGCTTGA